A region of Daphnia carinata strain CSIRO-1 chromosome 10, CSIRO_AGI_Dcar_HiC_V3, whole genome shotgun sequence DNA encodes the following proteins:
- the LOC130701141 gene encoding uncharacterized protein LOC130701141 yields the protein MTSHPRRLLTRVAEPLTFDISVNFDFNSSNSAQLTMEFIKFLCLQKGQIPVSCSQLKNLSEMARLNLGSSSKEQMTSKEKSAAFKTRRKQMQFVKKADNFQRSLGNVLQSVVSCFEAKNDQVAVILGTSLFNPKEIFILDWSHWPLKQCGPTACSDKNNFQKDLANFFRFLVTTEKLYPILQAVRPTNLHVLCQTDSLTPIGCIPRLNYKHSCRAPQVTLRILPKNPIPFILSSDGSHDGDIEPYELTSFSPGVNAHTYRAVSRRLIFSSPAPIPKNFQLKDCSLLDISGIGQLEDDVDKESNKETLNGTVSHTCWFQIQSSLSGFLETYVTNI from the exons ATGACATCGCACCCTCGACGTCTGCTAACCAGGGTGGCAGAACCCTTAACCTTTGACATTTCTGTAAATTTTGACTTTAATTCCTCCAATAGTGCCCAGTTAACAATGGAGTTCATCAAATTCCTGTGTTTGCAAAAAGGCCAGATACCTGTCTCGTGTTCTCAACTAAAAAATCTTTCAGAAATGGCACGACTAAACCTTGGTAGTTCTTCAAAAGAACAAATG ACTTCCAAGGAAAAATCTGCAGCATTTAAAACAAGGAGAAAGCAAATGCAGTTTGTGAAGAAAGCTGACAACTTTCAAAGAAGTTTAGGAAATGTTTTGCAG AGTGTTGTAAGTTGCTTCGAAGCCAAAAATGACCAGGTTGCTGTTATTTTGGGTACATCATTATTTAacccaaaagaaatttttatccTTGATTGGTCCCATTGGCCTCTCAAGCAATGTGGCCCAACAGCATGCAGTGACAAAAATAATTTCCAGAAAGATCTTGCCAATTTTTTCAG aTTCTTGGTGACTACTGAAAAATTATATCCTATTCTACAAGCAGTAAGACCGACCAATTTGCATGTGCTTTGCCAAACTGATTCTTTAACCCCTATAGGCTGTATCCCCCGCTTAAACTATAAACATTCGTGCAGAGCACCCCAGGTTACCTTACGCATACTACCTAAAAACCCAATTCCTTTCATTTTATCTTCAGATGGTAGTCACGACGGGGACATTGAGCCATACGAGTTGACATCATTTTCTCCCGGAGTAAATGCACACACTTACCGGGCCGTCAGTCGACGTCTGATTTTTTCCTCCCCTGCGCCTATACCAAAGAATTTTCAGTTAAAAGACTGTTCGTTATTAGATATATCTGGAATTGGCCAATTGGAAGATGACGTTGATAAAGAAAGTAATAAGGAAACCCTAAATGGAACTGTATCACATACATGCTGGTTTCAGATTCAAAGTTCTTTATCGGGATTTTTAGAAACTTACGTTACGAACATTTAA
- the LOC130701385 gene encoding E3 ubiquitin-protein ligase E3D-like, which yields MLLEFPVSIKLLDYYKFQPTVIDEEYIHLRMPIGVPQGKTSGSESVEVLDLSALSTNTYRSQGKVFSPMLEKEYRIQCAECQSVLVDRVHFKRVLPLPRASWSEAASDWYCHLHVGEACHQKLVPRTTDCLYGSCYHALTASLLIKGSLESTGKESLCSKCQSSVGLMGDDLWNVWCHSIKWSVLEDNSQWKVAQDAATPLQAFYLTLHDALEEEKSFFGRKLAFRDGLGCGQTVLLWFVGDNGFTLDSGESIAGAEIQLRRSRLHKVLYKSENSVSKKIPSDVSEYQVSKEMMETALAVLRNSSNQLPLGCRAAAGFSVGFLSLAS from the coding sequence ATGCTTTTGGAGTTTCCTGTATCAATCAAGCTGCTCGATTATTACAAGTTCCAACCTACTGTAATCGATGAAGAGTATATCCACCTTCGCATGCCAATAGGAGTGCCGCAAGGGAAGACAAGCGGATCGGAAAGCGTCGAAGTACTTGACTTATCTGCATTATCTACCAACACGTATAGAAGCCAAGGAAAAGTCTTTAGCCCAATGTTAGAAAAAGAATACCGTATCCAGTGTGCTGAATGCCAATCGGTTCTAGTGGATCGCGTTCATTTCAAACGCGTCTTGCCATTGCCTCGTGCGTCGTGGAGCGAAGCAGCATCCGACTGGTATTGCCATCTGCATGTCGGAGAGGCGTGTCATCAGAAGCTAGTGCCTCGTACAACTGATTGCCTTTATGGCAGTTGTTACCACGCTTTGACAGCCAGTTTGTTAATTAAAGGGAGCCTGGAATCTACTGGGAAAGAATCTTTGTGTTCCAAATGTCAGTCTTCAGTCGGTCTAATGGGCGACGACCTTTGGAATGTATGGTGCCACTCTATTAAATGGTCTGTGCTTGAAGATAATAGTCAATGGAAGGTAGCACAAGATGCCGCGACACCGTTACAAGCTTTTTATTTGACTCTGCACGACGCGCTGGAAGAGGAAAAGTCTTTTTTTGGACGGAAGCTTGCCTTTCGAGATGGCTTGGGATGTGGACAAACTGTACTTCTATGGTTTGTTGGTGACAATGGATTCACGCTTGATTCCGGAGAGTCTATCGCCGGTGCGGAGATCCAGTTACGTCGAAGTAGACTACATAAGGTCCTCTATAAATCAGAGAATTCGGTAAGTAAGAAAATTCCAAGTGACGTGAGCGAATACCAAGTAAGCAAGGAGATGATGGAAACTGCCTTGGCTGTGCTGCGCAATAGTTCCAATCAGCTTCCTCTCGGCTGTCGGGCGGCCGCTGGTTTCTCTGTAGGCTTTCTATCTCTTGCTTCTTGA
- the LOC130701134 gene encoding LOW QUALITY PROTEIN: mediator of RNA polymerase II transcription subunit 30-like (The sequence of the model RefSeq protein was modified relative to this genomic sequence to represent the inferred CDS: deleted 1 base in 1 codon), with the protein MNQGQGNVHFNVPNNFSPAHMSQQSQQGGMMHLPQHSPMGQQQQNIPQQMMQQSQPQLMQQQLTAQQQQLQQQQQVEPHVTLIIYINEIFPIIMFVGQDMLLPQSQMMQQSQPQLMQQQLMAQQQQLQQQQLQQQQQQGFQHSPAPQMQQQRYLQQHQQQQGNIFQHPQQHSPAPQQGNASSVMQQQPFLQQQQQHPQMHQQQQQQLQQPQQHPQQQPQQQPQQQPQQQPQKDFNPASLCRIGQETVQELVSRVQECLQHLKNLQPPNGSAQSTSLAVDKKNKLDDQLKMVKVLFKRLRIIYNKCNENSQELDAFPLDTMIPTQSNLVDWKYADRTKSEQYLAAVEEKKELYEQIAVKNRHLQDIMEYMRSIIWEINTMLMMRRP; encoded by the exons atgaatcaagGTCAAG GCAACGTGCACTTTAACGTGCCAAATAACTTTTCACCTGCCCATATGTCACAACAATCACAGCAAGGTGGCATGATGCATTTGCCACAGCACTCACCTATGggccaacaacagcaaaacatACCCCAGCAAATGATGCAGCAGTCTCAGCCACAGTTAATGCAACAACAACTCACAgcgcaacagcagcaactgcagcagcaacaacaa gtAGAACCACATGTTACATTGATTATATACATTAATGAAATTTTCCCCATTATAATGTTTGTAGGTCAGGATATGTTGTTACCACAATCTCAAATGATGCAACAATCTCAGCCTCAGTTAATGCAACAACAACTGATggcacagcagcagcaattacaacagcagcagctacaacagcaacagcaacaaggcTTCCAACACTCCCCTGCTCCCCAGATGCAACAACAACGTTATTTACAACAGCATCAGCAGCAAcaaggaaatatttttcaacatCCCCAACAGCACTCACCTGCCCCTCAGCAGGGAAATGCATCATCTGTGATGCAACAGCAGCCATttcttcagcaacaacaacagcatccACAAAtgcatcagcaacaacaacaacaactacaacaGCCCCAGCAACATCCACAGCAACAGCCTCAGCAGCAACCTCAGCAACAGCCCCAGCAACAACcccaaaaagattttaatcCTGCTTCTCTTTGCCGAATAG GCCAGGAAACAGTGCAAGAACTTGTATCCAGAGTACAAGAATGCCTTCAACACCTTAAGAATCTTCAACCTCCTAATGGGTCAGCACAGAGCACATCATTGGCAGttgacaagaaaaacaagctAGATGACCAACTAAAGATGGTCAAAGTATTGTTCAAACGGCTCAGAATAATCTATAACAAATGCAACGAAAACAGTCAAGAACTGGACGCATTTCCGTTGGATACGATGATCCCCACCCAAAGCAACTTGGTCGATTGGAAGTACGCAGATAGAACAAAATCGGAGCAATATCTGGCAGCtgtcgaggaaaaaaaagaactctaCGAACAAATTGCTGTAAAAAATCGCCACCTTCAAG aTATCATGGAATATATGAGAAGCATCATATGGGAAATTAATACTATGCTTATGATGAGACGTCCATAA
- the LOC130701140 gene encoding m7GpppX diphosphatase-like — protein MNQVSNEENPSKLRKLDDKNEPDSSPVFKSFDGFKVKRILKENPESRCIVVEGSFKRDILESDSSMSVVVLEKTHFTENEVNSVLTKSTTVECLFNNDVYYNLLCHPPIELNGIKATVIHPATEKHIEKYSAKKSFLIEETPLIYQSVTLPHISKSKFDLQWVYNILEHKKEADRIVFEDLNPESGFILLPDLKWDCRSTSNLYLTGIVCKKDIKSLRDLTSEHLPLLKNLLEKGSAAITEKYGLQKSQQRIYLHYQPSYYHLHVHFTSLEFIPPGCQVERAHLLASVIRNIELKSSYYLDSTLDFIIFEGDPLLEKYQHYVALNSNGDNKCYL, from the exons ATGAATCAAGTTTCCAACGAGGAAAATCCTTCAAAACTACGCAAGTTAGACGATAAGAATGAGCCTGATTCGTCGCCCGTATTCAAGTCCTTTGATGGTTTTAAAGTAAAACGTATTCTGAAGGAAAACCCCGAATCAAGATGTATTGTAGTAGAAGGTTCATTTAAAAGGGATATTTTAGAAAGTGATTCCTCAATGAGTGTGGTTGTCTTAGAAAAAACCCATTTTACTGAAAATGAAGTTAACAGTGTTCTTACAAAGAGTACCACAGTAGAATGTCTTTTTAACAATGATGTCTATTATAATTTACTCTGCCATCCCCCAATTGAATTAAATGGCATTAAGGCTACTGTTATCCATCCTGCAACTGAAAAGCACATTGAGAAGTACAGTGCCAAAAAGAGTTTTCTTATTGAAGAAACACCACTGATATACCAATCAGTAACACTTCCACATATTAGCAAATCTAAGTTTGACCTCCAG TGGGTCTACAATATcttggaacacaaaaaagaagctGATAGGATTGTGTTTGAAGATCTTAATCCTGAATCTGGATTCATTCTACTACCTGATCTGAAGTGGGATTGCCGGTCAACTTCTAATCTGTATCTGACTGGCATAGTTTGCAAAAAGGACATCAAGTCTCTTCGTGACCTGACCTCTGAGCATTTGCCGCTCCTGAAAAATCTTCTTGAGAAAGGATCG GCCGCAATTACCGAGAAGTACGGTTTACAGAAATCACAGCAGCGGATCTATCTGCATTATCAACCTTCATATTACCATTTGCATGTTCATTTCACATCCCTGGAATTTATTCCGCCTG GTTGCCAAGTGGAAAGGGCTCATCTTCTTGCAAGTGTTATACGcaatattgaattgaaaagtTCTTATTATCTTGATTCAACACTGGATTTCATCATCTTTGAAGGCGATCCATTACTAGAAAAATATCAACACTACGTTGCTCTTAACAGCAATGGAGATAATAAGTGCTATCTGTGA
- the LOC130701115 gene encoding sodium-dependent phosphate transporter 1-A-like: MSSVTEMVTEAVTEVISSIGTGDIAYNSELLWIVILGFIVSFVLAFGVGANDVANSFGTSVGAKVLTIRQACILATIFEIAGAVLIGYKVSDTMRKGIIDPSIYNNSNSELMLGNLAALGGSGVWLILATFLKLPISGTHSIVGATIGFSLVAKGTEGVQWSKLGQIVASWFVSPVLSGLMSSALFLAIRKLILRKPAPLEYGLRALPIFYALTLGINVFSIVLDGPSLLYFDRIPWWGTIILSCLIGLLAGMAVQLVMVPRLRRSITEGHRNDEATRAKFAFGGDSGPGSAASSANITPEESRNVSMDNIPYNGVHSELDPANTLHSRQGGKQRKPTEARHKPMRFGFRKSQPKTISLAGEESPFIAETRLDNQGNKGQPNSEQPTPIHGLSPCSSAVPLINAGGVPHATIVKKTMDVENPPTVNVASTLASASVDDPPEVVRLFSFLQIMTASFGAFAHGGNDVSNAIGPLVAIWLIYTEGNVEQRSETPLHILFFGGIGITIGLWVWGRRVIKTVGEDLTKLTSSSGFTIEIGAAFTVLVASKIGVPISTTHCKVGSVVFVGWAQTSRGGVDWALFRNIIFAWAVTVPIAGGLSAAIMYIFQVCNLF, encoded by the exons ATGTCCTCCGTTACCGAAATGGTTACCGAGGCAGTAACCGAAGTGATATCCAGCATCGGAACTGGCGACATCGCCTACAACAGCGAACTCCTCTGGATCGTCATCCTCGGCtttattgtttcatttgtCTTGGCCTTTGGCGTCGGTGCTAATGATGTGGCCAACAGTTTTGGCACATCTGTCGGAGCCAAAGTCCTCACCATCCGTCAGGCTTGTATTCTGGCCACCATCTTTGAAATTGCCGGAGCTGTTCTCATCG GTTACAAGGTCTCGGACACGATGCGTAAAGGCATCATCGACCCGAGCATCTACAACAATTCCAATTCGGAGCTGATGCTGGGCAACTTGGCCGCTCTCGGCGGCAGCGGCGTCTGGTTGATACTGGCCACTTTCCTCAAATTGCCCATTTCTGGAACGCACAGCATCGTCGGAGCCACTATCGGCTTCTCGTTGGTGGCCAAAGGCACTGAAGGCGTCCAGTGGTCCAAACTGGGACAGATTGTTGCCTCGTGGTTCGTCTCGCCCGTCTTGTCTGGCCTCATGTCTTCCGCCCTCTTTTTGGCCATCCGTAAATTGATTCTTCGCAAACCGGCTCCACTTGAATATGGCCTCAGAGCTCTGCCCATCTTCTACGCATTAACGTTGGGCATCAACGTCTTCTCCATTGTGCTGGATGGGCCCAGTTTGTTGTACTTTGACCGCATCCCTTGGTGGGGAACCATTATCCTCAGCTGCCTTATCGGTTTACTGGCCGGAATGGCTGTCCAGTTGGTAATGGTGCCAAGGTTACGTCGCTCCATCACGGAAGGCCATCGCAATGACGAAGCCACAAGGGCTAAATTTGCTTTCGGCGGAGACAGCGGTCCTGGATCGGCAGCTTCTTCGGCCAACATCACGCCCGAAGAGTCACGCAATGTTTCGATGGATAATATCCCATACAATGGCGTTCACTCGGAATTGGACCCGGCCAACACGCTCCATTCCCGGCAGGGTGGCAAGCAACGTAAACCGACGGAAGCACGTCACAAGCCGATGCGATTCGGATTCCGCAAATCGCAGCCGAAAACCATTTCACTGGCTGGAGAAGAGAGTCCGTTCATCGCCGAGACGCGGTTAGACAACCAGGGCAACAAGGGCCAGCCCAACAGCGAACAACCTACGCCAATTCACGGTCTGTCACCTTGCAGCAGCGCCGTTCCGCTCATTAATGCTGGAGGAGTACCGCACGCTACTATTGTGAAGAAGACTATGGATGTTGAGAATCCGCCAACTGTCAACGTGGCTTCAACTCTGGCTTCAGCTTCCGTTGACGATCCTCCAGAGGTTGTCCGACTCTTTTCATTCCTTCAGATCATGACGGCCTCGTTCGGCGCATTTGCTCACGGTGGAAACGACGTCAGCAATGCCATCGGACCGCTGGTGGCCATTTGGCTCATCTACACCGAAGGCAACGTTGAACAAAGGTCTGAAACGCCACTCCACATTCTCTTCTTCGGAGGCATCGGCATCACCATCGGCCTGTGGGTTTGGGGACGACGAGTCATCAAAACGGTTGGAGAAGATTTGACCAAGTTGACGTCGTCGAGTGGTTTCACCATCGAAATTGGCGCTGCCTTTACCGTCCTCGTGGCCAGCAAAATCGGTGTTCCCATCAGCACGACTCACTGCAAAGTCGGATCGGTCGTTTTCGTCGGCTGGGCGCAGACTTCGCGCGGTGGCGTCGATTGGGCCCTCTTCCGCAACATCATCTTTGCCTGGGCCGTGACAGTACCCATTGCCGGTGGTTTGAGCGCAGCCATCATGTATATCTTCCAAGTCTGTAATCTCTTCTGA
- the LOC130701111 gene encoding double-stranded RNA-specific editase 1-like has product MEAVATAVSRPWNSSKMTSKHDDEPPKKKRKKSTEVVVGQKNPVMVLNEIKPNVEYDITASGPPHARIYSASVTVNGKTYTAEDTTKKKAKARVAQMILLCSVQLKDPSVKAPLMEEVVGEVEDFSKDLSEVVCDSEDFYYFESAVTQKVKALPLSATSNADQAKSNPVFYLNRLRPGVKIEIINEAGSPHMPVYTARVVIDDQTFEGTGSSKKQAKNEAAQAALEKAFGLERTNQPKASTSSTMSSEKASELEFGDFIARQIESTYQKIMKDEQPSLSRYKVLAGVVMTVGPTADGATVICVTTGSKCINGGQLSMEGEALNDCHAEVLARRGLVSFLYDQLNSFNSNPSQSIFERSNGNNLKVKSEVLFHLYISSAPCGDARIFTLNESLASPLEDLHPNRQGRGALRTKIESGEGTVPVSESAIQTWDGILQGERLLTMSCSDKLARWNVVGVQGSLLSNIIDPIYFHTIVVGSLYHQVHLRRALIGRIEHLQGLPSPFIFSRPVLSTISTPPDRLPAKSPKHSVIWIHGWPEHEVVDISKGKLLDGSPSRLSKRHFFYRFVTLTSTNVEHRSLLQKHVKNGHVTYLSLKQAAQAFGEAKEMLQSSLVIARLGQWIKKPVEQDSFEIPFDVSQLVFSQHSRPDRTPSSPDF; this is encoded by the exons ATGGAAGCAGTTGCCACGGCAGTGTCGAGGCCATGGAATAGTTCAAAAATGACTAGCAAACACGACGATGAACCTCCAAAGAAAAAGCGGAAGAAGAGTACAGAAGTTGTTGTTGGCCAAAAAAATCCTGTTATGgttttaaatgaaataaaaccaaaTGTTGAGTATGACATCACAGCATCTGGACCCCCCCATGCAAGAATTTACTCTGCCTCGGTCACTGTTAATGGTAAAACCTATACAGCGGAGGACACCACAAAAAAGAAGGCTAAGGCCAGAGTTGCACAAATGATCTTGCTCTGCTCCGTTCAACTAAAAGACCCTAGTGTTAAAGCTCCTTTGATGGAAGAAGTGGTAGGGGAAGTTGAAGATTTTAGCAAAGATCTCTCAGAGGTAGTTTGTGACTCTGaagatttttattattttgaatcaGCTGTTACACAAAAAGTTAAAGCATTGCCCTTGTCAGCCACTAGTAATGCTGATCAAGCAAAAAGTAATCCAGTCTTCTATCTCAATCGCCTCAGGCCAGGggttaaaattgaaataattaatGAGGCAGGAAGCCCTCATATGCCCGTTTATACTGCAAGAG TTGTGATTGATGATCAAACCTTTGAAGGAACTGGTTCAAGCAAAAAGCAAGCCAAGAACGAGGCTGCTCAAGCGGCATTGGAAAAGGCTTTCGGCTTGGAACGCACGAATCAGCCCAAGGCGTCCACCTCATCAACGATGTCATCAGAAAAAGCTTCGGAGCTTGAGTTTGGAGATTTCATAGCAAg GCAAATTGAGAGCACTTATCAAAAGATCATGAAGGACGAGCAGCCTAGTCTGTCACGTTACAAAGTTCTGGCAGGAGTGGTCATGACTGTTGGACCAACTGCAGATGGAGCAACAGTTATTTGCGTCACTACCGGAAGCAAATGTATTAACGGTGGGCAATTAAGTATGGAGGGTGAAGCCCTAAACGATTGCCATGCGGAGGTGTTGGCTCGACGAGGCCTGGTCAGTTTCCTGTACGACCAGTTGAACTCCTTTAATAGCAACCCTTCCCAATCCATCTTTGAGCGCTCAAATGGAAATAATTTAAAAGTGAAAAGCGAAGTTCTCTTCCACCTGTACATCAGTTCCGCCCCTTGCGGAGATGCACGCATTTTCACACTTAATGAATCACTTGCCTCCCCTCTTGAAGACCTCCATCCCAACCGCCAAGGACGAGGTGCACTTCGCACCAAAATAGAATCTGGAGAAG GAACTGTTCCGGTTAGTGAGTCCGCTATTCAGACTTGGGACGGTATTCTTCAGGGTGAACGACTGTTGACAATGTCTTGTTCTGATAAACTCGCACGATGGAATGTTGTGGGCGTCCAAGGATCTCTTCTGTCTAATATAATTGACCCCATCTACTTCCACACCATTGTGGTCGGCAGCCTGTACCACCAAGTCCATTTGCGAAGGGCTCTCATAGGAAGAATTGAACACCTCCAG GGCCTTCCATCACCGTTCATCTTCTCGCGGCCTGTTCTCTCTACCATAAGCACACCACCGGATCGCTTACCGGCAAAATCTCCTAAGCACAGCGTCATTTGGATTCATGGCTGGCCAGAACATGAAGTTGTTGATATAAGTAAAG GAAAATTATTAGATGGCTCCCCATCACGGTTATCGAAGCGGCACTTTTTCTACCGTTTTGTTACACTGACGTCGACAAATGTTGAGCATCGATCACTGTTGCAGAAACACGTCAAAAACGGTCATGTCACTTACTTAAGCCTGAAACAAGCAGCTCAAGCGTTTGGGGAGGCAAAAGAGATGCTTCAGTCATCACTTGTGATCGCCAGACTGGGACAATGGATTAAAAAACCTGTGGAGCAAGACAGTTTTGAAATTCCTTTTGATGTAAGCCAATTGGTATTTAGCCAACATTCTCGTCCCGACCGTACCCCGAGTTCTCCAGATTTCTAG
- the LOC130701119 gene encoding F-box/WD repeat-containing protein sel-10-like produces the protein MGPDQFHETRSYSASDLSSKSSSEHCHKRNSCTDMLERTSNLKNAIVKDTVPYQDSGILKRFAPGQSSGYYSRRFHPRQYHSLPHHYKLPILNGQFLKERVRENDGIQSGYSTKLSLVVDWFKGFNSDQKNKMLMLLFNECEQPQNHLLSMLLQDKLHMSCPPNCQDFLLWLPSVLAYKILSYLDPVSLAKCSQVCKYWHSLSSAQFLWQNLTMQPTWKLSQSGHFQHLRQIKLSSEGGKKSSWKKIFADRYRLHRNWLRGQCHVRTFEGHTQGVSCVQFDETRIVSGSHDKTIKVWNIRTNSPWSVMTLVGHSGTVRCLHLMGNRLVSGSTDQTLKVWDLSVQDEWSSIACKVTMVGHTDTVRCVQMDTEKVVSGSYDNTLKIWSLKSGECSHTLRGHIAHVLCLQFHCNTLVSGSADKTIKVWSLEEFRCNATLYGHQDAVTCISFDEQRIISGSLDNNIKIWNLKSGVCLSTLDWKNSEGHTGVIRCLQANERRMVSASDDRTLKVWQLETNTGQRLLTLRNHTDGVTCLQFNDFIIVSGSYDRTVKLWDFSVC, from the exons atgggCCCTGATCAATTTCACGAAACTCGCTCTTATTCTGCCAGTGATTTGTCAAGCAAGTCATCTTCAGAGCATTGCCACAAAAGAAATTCCTGTACTGACATGCTGGAAAGAACATCTAATCTGAAAAATGCCATTGTTAAAGATACTGTGCCTTACCAAGATTCAGGGATTTTAAAGAGGTTTGCACCTGGGCAATCATCAGGATACTATTCACGTCGCTTTCACCCACGCCAATATCATAGTTTGCCACATCATTATAAATTGCCAATCTTGAATGGACAGTTTCTCAAAGAAAGAGTAAGAGAGAATGATGGGATTCAATCTGGTTATTCTACAAAATTGTCCCTGGTTGTTGATTGGTTTAAGGGATTCAATTCAgatcaaaagaacaaaatgcTCATgttattatttaatgaatgtGAACAACCACAGAACCACTTACTTTCCATGTTGCTGCAAGACAAGCTTCACATGAGCTGCCCCCCAAATTGTCAAGACTTTTTGCTGTGGCTTCCCTCTGTGTTGGCATACAAAATTCTTTCATATCTTGATCCTGTGTCTCTTGCCAAATGTTCTCAAGTTTGTAAGTATTGGCATAGTTTGTCAAGTGCCCAGTTCTTGTGGCAAAATTTGACAATGCAGCCCACTTGGAAACTCAGCCAGAGCGGGCACTTTCAGCATCTACGACAAATTAAGCTCAGTTCTGAAGGAGGCAAAAAATCATCTTGGAAGaag ATTTTTGCCGATCGATACCGTCTACATCGGAATTGGCTTAGAGGGCAGTGCCACGTCCGGACGTTTGAGGGACATACTCAAGGAGTGTCGTGCGTACAATTTGATGAAACACGCATCGTTTCGGGATCTCACGATAAGACTATTAAag TATGGAATATTCGCACAAATAGTCCATGGTCCGTAATGACTTTAGTTGGCCACTCCGGCACGGTGAGATGTCTGCATTTAATGGGAAATAGGTTAGTTAGTGGTTCCACGGATCAAACGCTGAAAGTTTGGGATCTCTCTGTGCAAGACGAATGGTCTAGTATTGCTTGTAAAGTTACAATGGTGGGACATACAGACACCGTCAGATGTGTTCAG atgGACACCGAAAAAGTGGTTAGTGGCTCCTATGACAACACACTCAAAATCTGGAGTTTAAAATCTGGTGAATGCTCCCATACGTTAAGAGGTCATATTGCTCATGTGCTTTGTTTGCAGTTTCACTGCAATACCTTAGTGAGTGGTTCTGCTGATAAAACTATAAAG GTTTGGAGTTTAGAAGAATTTCGCTGCAATGCAACTTTGTATGGGCATCAAGATGCAGTAACTTGTATCTCGTTCGATGAGCAGCGCATAATATCGGGATCCCTCGACAACAATATTAAAATATGGAATCTAAAATCGGGAGTTTGCTTATCGACGTTGGACTGGAAAAACTCGGAAGGACATACCG GTGTTATTCGCTGCCTTCAAGCTAATGAGAGAAGAATGGTTTCCGCCTCCGATGATCGAACTTTGAAAGTATGGCAACTTGAAACTAATACCGGTCAACGGTTATTGACCTTGCGGAATCACACTGACGGAGTTACTTGTTTACAATTTAACGACTTTATCATTGTTTCTGGATCATATGACAGAACGGTTAAATTGTGGGATTTTAGcgtgtgttga